A window of Pseudodesulfovibrio hydrargyri contains these coding sequences:
- a CDS encoding Hpt domain-containing protein, with amino-acid sequence MSEDPMVEEFFSEVNDKYYPQVMEGLELLEGDDLSQGIEILARPLHTIKGVTGFMAGFEEASHFTHKIEDFLKKVQSGEVESTPGNVTLLSRGVNMIFQVLEQLREGDTDTGEREEVLSLIKEASSSEQAEGESLGAGVDVETRDGVTVITVKDPRVHLEGHFKPIISAILSIEPGDPVLLDLGGVLTFGSGAWAAVASMGTTFKIAACNLSPDAKQTLIGWGLDKTISIYPDRETYFTAQ; translated from the coding sequence ATGAGCGAAGACCCGATGGTCGAGGAGTTCTTCTCCGAAGTCAACGACAAGTATTACCCCCAGGTAATGGAGGGACTCGAACTGCTCGAGGGCGACGATCTGAGCCAGGGCATCGAGATCCTGGCCCGCCCCCTGCACACCATCAAGGGCGTAACCGGGTTCATGGCGGGCTTTGAAGAGGCTTCCCACTTCACTCACAAGATAGAGGATTTCCTGAAGAAGGTGCAGTCCGGCGAGGTCGAGTCGACGCCGGGCAACGTGACCCTGCTCTCGCGCGGGGTGAACATGATCTTCCAGGTTCTGGAACAACTCAGGGAGGGCGACACGGACACCGGTGAGCGCGAGGAGGTCCTGTCCCTGATCAAGGAGGCGTCCTCCAGCGAACAGGCCGAGGGCGAGTCGCTCGGCGCGGGTGTGGACGTGGAGACCCGGGACGGGGTGACCGTGATCACGGTCAAGGACCCGCGCGTCCACCTGGAGGGCCACTTCAAACCGATCATCTCCGCCATCCTGTCCATCGAGCCCGGCGACCCGGTGCTCCTGGACCTCGGCGGGGTGCTGACCTTCGGCTCCGGGGCTTGGGCCGCCGTGGCCAGCATGGGCACGACCTTCAAGATCGCGGCCTGCAACCTCTCCCCGGACGCCAAGCAGACGCTTATCGGGTGGGGCCTCGACAAAACCATTTCCATATATCCCGACAGGGAAACCTACTTCACCGCGCAATAA
- a CDS encoding response regulator, with amino-acid sequence MRALIVEDEFLSRKVLRSFLMTLFEVDIVVNGREAVEAFKLGHDENRPYDLILMDIMMPEVDGIEALQKIRALETKHNYRPRVKVIMTTALDDPRTVIRTFHDGEASAYIVKPVAKDKLYAELEKLGLLHK; translated from the coding sequence ATGCGTGCACTTATTGTCGAAGACGAATTCCTAAGCCGCAAGGTCCTGCGGTCGTTCCTGATGACCCTCTTCGAGGTGGACATCGTGGTCAACGGCCGGGAGGCGGTCGAGGCGTTCAAGCTGGGCCATGACGAAAACAGGCCGTACGACCTGATCCTCATGGACATCATGATGCCCGAGGTGGACGGGATAGAGGCGTTGCAGAAGATTCGGGCCCTCGAGACAAAGCACAACTACCGGCCGAGGGTCAAGGTGATCATGACCACGGCCCTGGACGACCCCCGGACGGTCATCCGAACCTTCCACGACGGCGAGGCTTCGGCCTACATCGTCAAGCCGGTCGCCAAAGACAAGTTGTACGCCGAGCTGGAAAAGCTCGGGCTCCTGCACAAGTAA
- a CDS encoding TrmH family RNA methyltransferase has translation MPRQITEERKKRIDAVLSRRQRDLTLIMDNIWDPHNVSAVLRSCDAFGVAGVHLYYTDSQWPDLAQKSSASAKKWIERTEHVDAAEMVAELKGQGMRILRTGFSDTARPVMDIDFTRPTAVILSNEHRGTSPDLARLVPDEVYIPMQGMVQSFNVSVAAAIILYQAFTQRNAAGMYDQPSFSREELESLKTQWYSR, from the coding sequence ATGCCCAGACAGATAACGGAAGAAAGGAAAAAACGCATCGACGCGGTGCTGTCCAGGCGGCAGCGGGACCTGACCCTGATCATGGACAACATCTGGGACCCCCACAATGTTTCGGCGGTCCTCAGGAGTTGCGACGCCTTCGGCGTGGCCGGGGTGCACTTGTACTACACTGACTCGCAGTGGCCCGACCTGGCCCAGAAGAGTTCGGCCTCGGCCAAGAAATGGATCGAGCGCACCGAGCACGTGGACGCGGCCGAGATGGTCGCCGAACTGAAGGGGCAGGGCATGCGCATCCTGCGCACCGGGTTTTCGGACACGGCCCGGCCGGTCATGGACATCGACTTCACCCGGCCCACGGCGGTCATCCTGAGCAACGAGCACCGGGGCACTTCGCCGGATCTGGCCAGGCTGGTCCCGGACGAGGTCTACATCCCCATGCAGGGCATGGTCCAGAGCTTCAACGTCTCGGTGGCCGCGGCCATCATATTGTATCAGGCGTTCACCCAGCGGAACGCCGCCGGCATGTACGACCAACCCTCCTTCTCCCGGGAGGAACTGGAATCGCTCAAAACCCAATGGTATTCGAGGTAA